Sequence from the Desulfotignum phosphitoxidans DSM 13687 genome:
CTATATGGAACTGACCCGCAACCTGCTTAAAAAAGACGGCATCGCGTTCGTGCATACCATCGGCGGAAATATCACCACCCGGATCTGCAATCCCTGGACGGCCAAATACATTTTTCCCAATTCCGTGCTGCCGTCCATTTCCGAACTGGGAAGAGCCATGGAAGGGCTGTTTGTCCTGGAAGACTGCCACAATTTCGGGGAAGATTATGACAAAACCCTGATGGCCTGGTATGACAACTTCAAGGCGGCCTGGCCCAAGCTCAAAAACCGGTATGACGACCGGTTTTTTCGGATGTGGGAATATTACCTGCTCAGTTCCGCCGGCGGGTTCCGGGCCCGGTCCATGCAGCTGTGGCAGATGGTGCTGACCCGGCCCGGCCGGCCGAAACCGGACTGCCGGATCTCGTGAGGCCGGCCATGATTCAGACGGATGTGATCATTGTGGGCGGGGGCCCGGCCGGATCCGCCTGTGCGGCGCGCCTCAAAGACAGCGGCTTGGATGTGAGGATCCTGGACAAACAGGCCTTTCCCAGGAACAAACTGTGTGCCGGATGGATTTCACCGGATGTGTTCACTGACCTTGGGTATTCCCCTGACGATTATCCCCATGCATTGACCCGGATACACCGGATTCACTTTCATCTTTTCAGGATTCCCCTGCCTGTAAAAACCCGCCAGTATGCAATCCGGCGCATCGAGTTCGACCACTGGCTGCTCCAGAAGGCCGGGGTGCCCGTGCACACCCATGCCGTAAAAAAAATTCAAAGAATCCGGTCCGGGTATGTCATTGATGACCAGTTTGAATGCCGGTACCTGGTCGGGGCCGGCGGCACCCATTGCCCGGTGCGGCGCACTTTTATGGAACCTGTGCCGTCCCGTCCGGAAACCGCCCGCATCGCCGCCGTGGAAAAAGAGTTTCAAGGCTTTCAACGGGTCCGGAAGTGTCATATCTGGTATCTGGAAAAAGGCCTGCCCGGATATGCGTGGTACCTGCCCAAAAAAGGCGGGTGGATCAACATCGGCATCGGCGGCAAACAGCACGGCCTGACCGCCCGGAAAACCACCATCATGAATCACTGGCGCACATTTGTGGCCCGCCTGATGGATAAAGGCTTTCTGGACCAATCCCCGGGCAATCCCTCCGGGCATACCTATTATCTGCGGCATGCACCTTATCACCGGAAAGGTTTGGAAAACGGCATGCCGGAAAATATGTTTGTCATCGGCGATGCCGCCGGCCTGTCCACCCTGGACATGGGGGAAGGCATTCATGCGGCCGTCCAGAGCGGCATTGCCGCGGCAGACGCCATTATTGCCGGCCGTCCCATGCAGGTGAGCCACATCTCCCGGTTCAGCCTGCCGGGCCTGGTGAAGTCCGGATTCCGTTCCGCTTAACCCTTGGTCCAGAGGATCGCTTTGCGTTTCTCCGGAATCTGCTGCTGCAGGTCTTCGAGTTTTCCAAAAGTCAGGATGTTGGCCATGCAGTGTTTGACACATGCGGGCGCCATGCCCTGCTTCACCCGGCCCGCACAAAACACGCACGCCCGGGTGAAGGTGGGAATATAGGTGATAAACAGCTGGTCATTGGGCAGCCGGTGGATGAATTCCTGGACTTCCACCCCGCCGGCCCGGCCCGCAGGCCGGTGATATTCCTGCTTGCAGGCCACTTCGCAGCTTTTGCACCCCGTGCAGTATTCATAATCGATGAGCATTGCATATTCTGACATGATTCTTATCCTTTCGCCTTGTATACCCGGCACAACATGCTTTTAATGGGCGCGCCCAGCCCGCCTTTGCCTTCATTGGACATGGGAATGAGCTGGTTGACGTTGACATCCCACACCCCGAACAAAGAGGGCTCGGCCCCTTGTTTTTCCGGAAACCACCACCCATGCTCGGCCATGACCACATCCGGATGGATGATGGGGGTGGTCATGGCCGTGACCGTGATTTTTCCCAGCCAGTTTTCCACGCACACTTTTTCCCCGTTATGGATGCCCAGTTTTTCCGCGGTATCGGGATGGATTTCCAGCACGGGCTCTTTCTGCTGTTCTCTGAGCCAGGGAATCTGCCGGTGTTCCGAATGGAAAAAAGGCCCCATCCGCCGGCCCGTGCACAGAATCAAGGGATATTTTTTGAAAAGATCCGGGGTGCTGACCGGGCTGTAGGGCGGTTCTTCATGGTATGGCATGGGGGCAAGTTCCCATTTTTCCAGCCATGAAGAATACAGTTCCACTTTTCCGGAAGGGGTCCTGAATCCGGGTTTGCCGTCCGGCCGCAGCAGTCCTTTTTCATGCCGGGAATAGGGTTTGCTGGGATGGCCGTCCGGCGGCATGATCCAGGTTTTTTCCTGCAAGTCCTTATAGGTCATGCCCGAGGACGCCAGCAGGCTGTCAA
This genomic interval carries:
- a CDS encoding NAD(P)/FAD-dependent oxidoreductase, whose protein sequence is MIQTDVIIVGGGPAGSACAARLKDSGLDVRILDKQAFPRNKLCAGWISPDVFTDLGYSPDDYPHALTRIHRIHFHLFRIPLPVKTRQYAIRRIEFDHWLLQKAGVPVHTHAVKKIQRIRSGYVIDDQFECRYLVGAGGTHCPVRRTFMEPVPSRPETARIAAVEKEFQGFQRVRKCHIWYLEKGLPGYAWYLPKKGGWINIGIGGKQHGLTARKTTIMNHWRTFVARLMDKGFLDQSPGNPSGHTYYLRHAPYHRKGLENGMPENMFVIGDAAGLSTLDMGEGIHAAVQSGIAAADAIIAGRPMQVSHISRFSLPGLVKSGFRSA
- a CDS encoding 4Fe-4S dicluster domain-containing protein — its product is MSEYAMLIDYEYCTGCKSCEVACKQEYHRPAGRAGGVEVQEFIHRLPNDQLFITYIPTFTRACVFCAGRVKQGMAPACVKHCMANILTFGKLEDLQQQIPEKRKAILWTKG